AATTCCTAACTACGTCAGATCATTATGGGGTGGTTTTTCTAGAAACTACGTCAGATTCCACGATAAAACAGGCAAAGGTTATGAGCGTTTCGCTACAGAAGTGATTCACTTAGATAAAGTGAATCGCAGTGTGGCCGCAGCCATGGCAAAAGCTTTTAGAATCAAACCGTCAGTGGCTACAGAAAACCAAAAGCTGATCAACCAACAGCTAGAAAGAATCTTAAAAACAGAAGGCATTTCTAGTAATGTGGCTGAAGTGGCAGAACAAATATTAAATAGCTAAGTTCAGTAAAAAACCGCAACGTTGCGGTTTTTTGTAAGACAACAAACGCGCTGATTTTTATGTATGAATGGAGTTTGGTTGGTTTAGAAATAAACGAACATTTGTAAAGGTTTATTCGTCTTCGTCGCTGTTTTCGGCGACGAAACGTTCGATATCGGCTTCGTCATCGCACTCTACACGGATGAGCCAACCATCGCCTTCGGTCTCTTCAAATAGGATTTTGGGATTGTTGATCACAGTGGAGTTGACCTCGATGACTGTGCCACTTACGGGTGAATAAAGATTGATGGGACCATCATCAGTGTGGATTTCGCCGCAAATCTCTTCGCCTTCGATTTCGGAATTTTCTGGAGGAAGATCGGCATGATAAATTTCGGTGGCATCTGAAATAGCTTCTTCTTTGACCCCAATGGTGAGGACGTTGTCTTCAATGCTAACCCAAAGAGTTTCCATATATGTGATCACTTTATCTTCAAGACTCATGTGCACTTCCTTTTGATCTAATATATTAAAGTTATCGTGCTTTTAAAATAAAAAAGTGCCGTAAAGGGGTTCTTTGCGGCACTTTGGTTGAGTCGTAGATATAAATTGGGGCGCAGAAACTCAACGTCAGTTCAGTAATGAGCACCAGCGGATATGCAGAGCTTAAACGTCGTAGTATAAGTGGAACTCGTAAGGAACGGGTCTTTGTTGTAGAGGTCTGACTTCGTTGTTCCATTTGTAGGCCGTCCATGCTTCCAGAACGTCTTTGTCAAAGACATCTCCTTTCATCAAGAAGTCACAATTGTTTTCTAAGGCAGTGAGGGCCTCATCTAGCGTAGCAGGTACAGAAGGCACAAGTTTGAGTTCTTCTGGTGGAAGGCCATAGATGTCTTTGTCTAAAGGCTCTCCAGGACTGAGTTTGTTTTCAACTCCATCAATACCAGCCATCAATAGCGCCGCAAAAGTCAGATAGACGTTAGAGCTGGCGTCTGGAGTTCTAAACTCAATGCGCTTAGCTTTAGGGTTAGGGCCAGAGTTGGGAATACGAATGGCAGCAGAGCGGTTTTTGTAACTGTAAGCCAATTTAACAGGGGCCTCAAAACCAGGGACCAGTCGCTTGTAAGAGTTTGTCGAGGGGTTAGTGATGCCACATACAGCTGAAGCGTGTTTTAAAATTCCACCAATAAAATACATGGCTGTTTCAGAAAGACCCGCATACTTGTCACCTGCAAAAAGAGGTTGCCCATTTTTCCATAAAGAAATGTGGGTGTGCATACCTGAGCCATTGTCCCCGTAAAGAGGTTTAGGCATAAAGGTTGCGGTTTTGCCATTGCGACGAGCCACGTTCTTAACGATGTACTTAAACAACATCGTCTGATCAGCCATAGGAACGGCTTCATCAAATTTATAGTTGATCTCACATTGACCTGCGGTGGCCACTTCGTGGTGATGGCGTTCAACTTCGATGCCTGCTTTTTCTAACTCTAAACAGATTTCAGTTCTGATATCGTGGAGTGTGTCCGTAGGAAGGGCGGGGAAGTAACCTTCTTTTTGACGAGGCTTATAACCTAAGTTTGCGCCCCCTTCATCACGTCCTGAGTTCCATGTTCCTTCGTCGGAATCAATAAAATAGAAGCCACTGTTAGAAGTTTGCTCAAAGCGAATGTCATCAAAGATAAAGAACTCGGCTTCGGGGCCAAAGAAGATCTGGTCGGCAATTCCCGTGGATTTCACGTAAGCAATAGCTTTTTTTAGAATTTGTCTTGGGTCACGGTTATAAGCTTCGAATGTATCAGGGTTGACGATGTCACACACTAAAGAAAGTGTGGGGACCTCCATAAAGGGATCAATCATAGCTGTATTTGGATCTGGAATCATCTTCATGTCGGAATCTTGAATGGATTTCCAACCACGGATAGAGCTACCATCAAAATTAAATCCTTCTTCAAATGACTCTTCAGTCAATTGAGAAATAGGAACGGTAAGGTGCTGCCATATTCCTGGCAGATCAATGAACTTAAGGTCAACCATGCGTACACCTTGTTCTTTACACATCTCCAATATCTCTTTAATTTTCATACACGAATTCCTTTTTTTGTTGGGTTAAAGTAAATAAAAAAATATAATAATAACCAAAGATCAATGAGAAACTACAAAGCTTCTTCATCTTGCTCACCTGTGCGAATACGAACAGCGCGTTCTACGTTGTAGACAAAAATCTTCCCATCACCAAGTTTACCAGTGAAGGCAGACTGCTTGATAGCATCTATTGTGGGCTCAGTAAGGGCATCGTTGATGATCACTTCAATTTTAATTTTTGGTAAAAAATCCACAACGTATTCAGAACCTTGAAAGACTTCAGCATTGGCTTTTTGATTTCCAAACCCGCGGATCTCAGAGACAGAAATACTAGTGATCCCGATTTCTGTCAGAGCATCAATCACCTCGTCTAATTTAAAGGGTTTGATTATCGCTTCAATCTTTTTCATGAAGTGTTTTGGTATCCTTCAGTTGACCCTCGTTACAGACGGGTGTGGGTTTAGTTATGTTATAAGCATATAATGGGCCACAGAAAATAATGCAACGCAAAAACAATCAAAAAAAAACAATGGTATCAATGCGCCCATGATAGAGACCGTCCCGCGACTTCACATAGTGCTTTGGCAGCCAGAGATTCCCAATAATACGGGCAATATTGGCCGAACGTGTTTGGCTCTGGAAGCCCACCTGCACCTGATTAAACCTTTGGGTTTTGATATATCTGATAAGCAACTTAAAAGAGCGGGTTTGGACTACTGGCCCCATCTCAACAAATCGGTCTATGAATCTTGGGAGCACTTTGCAGAAGGTAAAGACCCTCAGCGGCTGTATTTCCTGACGACAAAAACTAAAAAGTTGTATTTTGAACCTCAATATCAACAGGGGGACTATTTGGTGTTTGGTCGTGAGACGTGTGGTCTGCCAGACTCGATCATGGATCTCAACCCCGAGCATAAAGTGCGCATCCCGATGTTAGGGATGACTCGGAGTTTGAACCTCGCTAATAGTGTGGCCATTGCAGGCTATGAGGTCTTCAGACAGCAATTGACGCCAAGATAAACTCTTGCTGTAAAATTGATGCCTTGGGGGTCGCTTTTTGTTAAACTCCCAGAATGGCAAATTTATTAGCAAAAATTTTTGGTACATCCCACGATAGAGAAATGAAAAGGCTTCAGCCCTTTGTTCAAAAAATAAACGCTCTTGAACCCCAAATGGAAAAACTCACCGATTCTGAACTGCAAAATCAGACACAGATTTTTAAAGACAGATTGGCAAAAGGGGAGACCTTAGATGACATCCTCATCGAAGCTTTTGCGACCTTAAGAGAGGCCGCAAAAAGAGTTTTGGGTATGAGACACTACGATGTGCAGCTCATTGGGGGGATGACCTTGCATCGTGGCGCCGTGGCTGAGATGCGAACAGGGGAAGGCAAAACCTTGGTTGCGACCTTACCTGTATATTTGAATGCTCTTTCTGGTAAAGGCGTGCACGTTGTGACAGTGAACGACTACTTGGCTACCAGAGACTCAGAGTGGATGGGACAGTTGTACAAATGGATGGGACTTTCGGTAGGCATCATTGTGCATAACCTCAGCGATCAACAACGTAAAGAATCCTACAATTGCGATATCGTATACGGAACTAACAACGAATTTGGTTTTGATTATTTGCGCGACAACATGAAGTTCAGTGCCGAGCGTTTTGTACAGAGGGAACTCAACTACGCCATTGTCGATGAATGTGACTCGATCTTGATTGATGAGGCGAGAACGCCATTGATCATTTCAGGACCCTCAGAGGACTCTGTAGATAAGTATTACGAGATCAACAAGATCATCCCGAAGCTCCAGTTAGATGTACACTTCACAATGGAAGAAAAGTCTAAACAAGTGTCATTGACTGAAGACGGAAACGCCAAAGTCGAAGAGCTTTTGGGCGTGGAT
This region of Pseudobdellovibrionaceae bacterium genomic DNA includes:
- the glnA gene encoding type I glutamate--ammonia ligase, with the translated sequence MKIKEILEMCKEQGVRMVDLKFIDLPGIWQHLTVPISQLTEESFEEGFNFDGSSIRGWKSIQDSDMKMIPDPNTAMIDPFMEVPTLSLVCDIVNPDTFEAYNRDPRQILKKAIAYVKSTGIADQIFFGPEAEFFIFDDIRFEQTSNSGFYFIDSDEGTWNSGRDEGGANLGYKPRQKEGYFPALPTDTLHDIRTEICLELEKAGIEVERHHHEVATAGQCEINYKFDEAVPMADQTMLFKYIVKNVARRNGKTATFMPKPLYGDNGSGMHTHISLWKNGQPLFAGDKYAGLSETAMYFIGGILKHASAVCGITNPSTNSYKRLVPGFEAPVKLAYSYKNRSAAIRIPNSGPNPKAKRIEFRTPDASSNVYLTFAALLMAGIDGVENKLSPGEPLDKDIYGLPPEELKLVPSVPATLDEALTALENNCDFLMKGDVFDKDVLEAWTAYKWNNEVRPLQQRPVPYEFHLYYDV
- a CDS encoding P-II family nitrogen regulator; this encodes MKKIEAIIKPFKLDEVIDALTEIGITSISVSEIRGFGNQKANAEVFQGSEYVVDFLPKIKIEVIINDALTEPTIDAIKQSAFTGKLGDGKIFVYNVERAVRIRTGEQDEEAL
- a CDS encoding glycine cleavage system protein H, which encodes MSLEDKVITYMETLWVSIEDNVLTIGVKEEAISDATEIYHADLPPENSEIEGEEICGEIHTDDGPINLYSPVSGTVIEVNSTVINNPKILFEETEGDGWLIRVECDDEADIERFVAENSDEDE
- a CDS encoding tRNA (cytidine(34)-2'-O)-methyltransferase, coding for MIETVPRLHIVLWQPEIPNNTGNIGRTCLALEAHLHLIKPLGFDISDKQLKRAGLDYWPHLNKSVYESWEHFAEGKDPQRLYFLTTKTKKLYFEPQYQQGDYLVFGRETCGLPDSIMDLNPEHKVRIPMLGMTRSLNLANSVAIAGYEVFRQQLTPR